A DNA window from Brassica napus cultivar Da-Ae chromosome C1, Da-Ae, whole genome shotgun sequence contains the following coding sequences:
- the LOC106374078 gene encoding uncharacterized protein LOC106374078 yields the protein MRRHKEHVTPEGEMHHPFDAIVWKHFNEVYPGFAAESRNIYLCLSTDGFNPIGMNGEAHSLWPVIVTPYNLPPGMCMKREFLYLSVLVPGPTHPRKSLDIYLQPLIEELQMLWKDGVEAYDISMKEIFKIRADLMWTISDFSAYGMLSGWTTHGRLSCPYCQDETVLDAPPPWLTGEEIFRERINNIEGLSKSVDCGGNGHDNPSKTISGYGVTHNWVKKIIFWELPYWENHLLRHSLDFMHIEKNFFDNLTNTVLNAPGKTKDNIKSRLDLPGLCKRRDLEMKEDETMPIPIFRLPNAGKRAFILWLKNDLKFPDGYSSKFSRYIALFFRDISSKILKESDVGLLKANIGMKLCNLEKIFPPSFFDVMQHLLVHLPDEVALGSPVHFRWMYVFERYMYHLKKMVKNKAHIAGSIVAQWINEEISNAFSTFFGHPEIMSIPEGNTVLQTFMMLNCETFTPYERMFEEYMTLSVPDITPAAMQKAKDTKFAEWCKDYINDATQFYTFSMWMLDFVQGPRRSYRSWPIYHTRGYTFHTHNHGQNKKTQHYGVCVPGTNETDYYGLIQEIMMVEYHGDVGLKVMVTVIKHVLFFIHGYVNNQSMTGGPAPKKFPRGIRDTSEIALTAWQDDRRDQVAEISLLRVETHVVDDVSDYDIAPVNPPNDEYVSDGDVEADRDSDDGSE from the exons ATGCGGCGGCATAAGGAGCATGTGACTCCGGAAGGCGAAATGCATCACCCATTTGATGCCATAGTGTGGAAACACTTTAATGAGGTATATCCTGGATTTGCTGCTGAAAGCCGGAATATATATCTATGCTTATCAACAGATGGGTTTAATCCGATTGGTATGAATGGAGAAGCACATTCCCTTTGGCCTGTTATTGTAACTCCATACAATTTGCCTCCGGGAATGTGTATGAAAAGAGAATTCCTTTACCTTTCGGTGCTAGTTCCGGGGCCCACACATCCAAGAAAAAGCTTAGATATTTACCTTCAGCCATTAATTGAAGAATTACAGATGTTATGGAAGGATGGTGTGGAGGCATATGATATCTCAATGaaagaaatattcaaaatacgAGCAGATTTGATGTGGACGATAAGCGATTTTTCAGCTTATGGGATGCTTTCAGGTTGGACGACTCATGGTCGGTTGTcctgtccatattgtcaagatgagaCTG TTTTAGATGCTCCTCCTCCGTGGTTGACCGGAGAAGAAATATTCCGTGAAAGGATAAACAATATAGAAGGTTTATCCAAATCTGTTGATTGTGGAGGGAATGGACATGATAATCCATCCAAGACAATATCCGGATATGGAGTTACTCACAATTGGGTAAAGAAGATTATCTTCTGGGAGTTACCGTACTGGGAAAATCATCTACTTCGGCATAGCCTTGAtttcatgcatattgagaaaaaCTTCTTCGATAACCTGACGAACACGGTGTTAAATGCTCCTGGAAAGACGAAAGACAATATCAAAAGCAGATTGGATCTCCCAGGACTATGCAAAAGGCGAGATTTAGAGATGAAAGAGGATGAAACGATGCCCATCCCAATATTCAGGCTGCCAAATGCGGGAAAAAGAGCATTCATTCTGTGGTTGAAAAATGACCTAAAATTTCCCGATGGATATTCCTCCAAATTTAGTCGAT ataTTGCCCTCTTCTTCCGAGATATCTCTTCGAAGATTTTGAAAGAGTCAGATGTTGGCCTTTTAAAGGCAAATATCGGTATGAAGCTTTGTAACTTGGaaaagatatttcctccatcattcttcgATGTTATGCAACATCTTCTTGTGCACCTTCCAGATGAGGTAGCCTTAGGTAGCCCCGTCCATTTTAGATGGATGTATGTATTTGAAAGATACATGtatcatttgaagaagatggtcaaaaacaAAGCACACATTGCAGGTTCGATAGTTGCACAATGGATAAACGAGGAGATTTCAAATGCTTTCTCTACCTTTTTTGGACATCCTGAAATCATGAGCATTCCAGAAG GTAACACCGTTCTTCAGACATTTATGATGCTCAACTGTGAAACATTTACTCCATATGAAAG GATGTTTGAAGAATATATGACTCTAAGTGTTCCTGATATTACTCCGGCTGCAATGCAAAAAGCGAAAGACACCAAATTCGCTGAGTGGTGCAAAGACTAT ATTAATGATGCGACTCAGTTTTACACATTTTCTATGTGGATGTTGGATTTTGTACAAGGTCCTAGGCGTAGTTATAGGTCTTGGCCAATATACCACACACGTGGATATACTTTCCACACTCATAACCACGGTCAAAATAAGAAAACTCAACATTATGGTGTATGTGTACCTGGAACCAATGAGACAGACTACTATGGTCTCATACAAGAGATTATGATGGTGGAGTATCATGGTGATGTTGGCTTGAAAGTTATG GTAACTGTGATCAAGCATGTTTTATTCTTTATCCACGGGTACGTCAACAATCAGTCCATGACTGGTGGGCCTGCGCCAAAAAAATTTCCCCGAGGAATCCGAGACACGTCCGAAATTGCTTTAACGGCATGGCAAGATGATAGACGTGATCAGGTTGCTGAAATTTCATTGTTACGGGTGGAAACGCATGTTGTTGATGATGTGTCCGATTATGATATTGCTCCGGTGAATCCTCCAAACGATGAATATGTATCAGATGGTGATGTAGAAGCAGACCGTGATTCAGACGATGGTTCagaatag
- the LOC111205583 gene encoding uncharacterized protein LOC111205583: MASRRGQETSPPMPPGATGVAATGQASSSRSNSYPQMSLNAMFNAPARISHPHLHPDKLNGALWFSIDPSVNAFIRATWKAYYMGHWKSWRSVPDERRDSWWQTFQNFYWEQHFNDLVYALWKKETWTSIGERISTKKRKNKQPKYINENDRTTLMEYWATKPAKKKNNNAAKSRKSDPLGKGVFKHNAGPTVETGEPPSYTDLVRRTHTKKDGTFGDYRAEELVTQAEMEATQVSNTNSDRSPQSPSATSALSRILLNQAYLKNAKGKRGHVYGLGSAQYREHAPSARVPASLARNLELELRVSGLETSLQSVTADVSVVKADVGAVKKDVATMKEDFAATRAAITELIQSLRPQANPQQQPPSTQA, from the exons ATGGCGTCAAGAAGAGGACAAGAGACATCTCCTCCTATGCCTCCTGGTGCCACGGGAGTGGCTGCAACCGGACAAGCTTCATCCTCCCGTTCAAATAGCTATCCGCAAATGTCTCTCAATGCCATGTTCAATGCTCCTGCTAGGATATCCCATCCACACCTCCATCCTGATAAGCTCAATGGAGCTTTATG GTTCTCTATTGACCCATCAGTGAATGCTTTCATCCGTGCAACATGGAAAGCATACTACATGGGACATTGGAAGAGTTGGAGGTCTGTCCCTGACGAAAGAAGGGATTCATGGTGGCAGACGTTT CAAAATTTCTACTGGGAGCAACATTTTAATGACTTGGTCTATGCTCTTTGGAAGAAGGAAACATGGACTTCGATTGGTGAACGGATTAGCACCAAGAAGAGGAAAAACAAGCAGCCAAAGTACATCAATGAGAATGACCGGACGACCCTTATGGAGTATTGGGCGACAAAACCagccaagaagaagaacaataaCGCTGCTAAAAGCCGCAAGTCTGACCCTCTGGGTAAAGGGGTATTCAAGCACAATGCAGGACCG ACGGTTGAGACTGGTGAACCTCCATCCTACACAGACCTTGTCAGGAGGACACACACGAAAAAGGATGGGACTTTTGGGGACTATCGTGCAGAAGAACTGGTAACTCAAGCTGAGATGGAAGCTACTCAGGTCTCTAACACTAACAGTGATCGATCACCTCAAAGTCCATCAGCAACCTCAGCTCTTTCTCGCATTTTGTTAAACCAAGCTTATCTGAAG AATGCTAAAGGTAAGAGGGGGCATGTCTACGGACTTGGCAGTGCCCAGTATAGGGAACATGCGCCATCTGCAAGAGTCCCTGCTTCTCTGGCCCGCAACTTGGAGCTGGAGTTGCGTGTGAGTGGACTAGAGACAAGCTTGCAAAGTGTGACTGCTGATGTAAGTGTAGTGAAGGCTGATGTAGGTGCTGTGAAGAAGGATGTGGCAACAATGAAGGAGGACTTCGCAGCAACAAGGGCTGCAATCACTGAGCTCATCCAATCACTTCGACCCCAAGCTAACCCTCAGCAACAACCCCCTTCTACTCAGGCTTAA